In one window of Desulfatiglans sp. DNA:
- a CDS encoding alkaline phosphatase has protein sequence MNYKKTSLSINLAVLCIIVSMMLFTGCNEKTVTGNTEPTTPATYTPVTYNNLPGNVKNIILMIPDGNSYESQKVVDYYLNGEAQSQIYNDFPVQVGVETSEYEYIYDYTYDNSVDPPAVTGYTIEGYIYQGYDPVEAWSDFNYQIWLDPLLDYFAHYPYVNNTTDSASAATAMATGYKTRDGSISYGVIANTTVGHTVPADETVDGELVSSFVRLTNITDIAKLLGKASGVVSSVPLSHATPAGFVAHNPDRNAYITPVTGIADEMILSSGIEVIMGPGFMDYEYNGDPRVPPRAGNRISDATIDTIAGWYADPTTAPDGGFTVVRSRAEFQALGTTATPPARVLGIPNVRETLNYYANNKYLDSYYIPFTIDRAADVPTLDEMAEGALNVLNQYDDGFFLMVEGGAVDWANHYGWLYRADEATRLANGETPGPWGILIEEMDDFNKAVEAVHAWVEANSNWNETLLIVVPDHDTGFVWGENSKQDGDTAVFNPVINNGAGNMPGFNWYTWWHSNMLVPLYAKGAGAERFTNYIKGADPRYGSYINNVDIFKVMHYSFLKNKLAGLITQATSLHVNDATMLSRLHAADLALDERKITAASQHLVNFIAAVNANASLASSGMAAKAEALVDAIAPHANNAGW, from the coding sequence ATATAATCCTGATGATCCCGGATGGCAACAGCTATGAATCCCAGAAGGTTGTTGATTACTATCTTAATGGTGAGGCGCAATCACAGATATACAATGATTTTCCTGTTCAGGTGGGGGTTGAGACATCAGAATATGAATACATCTATGATTACACCTATGATAATTCAGTTGACCCGCCTGCGGTAACGGGTTACACCATTGAAGGGTATATCTATCAGGGTTATGACCCTGTAGAGGCATGGAGTGATTTTAATTACCAGATCTGGCTTGACCCTCTGCTTGATTATTTTGCCCATTACCCCTATGTAAATAATACCACAGACTCTGCCTCTGCTGCAACAGCCATGGCCACAGGTTACAAGACAAGAGATGGCTCCATCAGTTATGGGGTAATAGCCAATACCACGGTTGGCCATACAGTCCCTGCAGATGAGACTGTTGATGGGGAATTGGTCTCTTCCTTTGTTCGCCTGACAAACATCACTGATATTGCCAAACTTCTTGGAAAGGCATCTGGCGTTGTATCCAGTGTACCATTAAGCCATGCGACCCCGGCGGGCTTCGTCGCCCATAATCCAGATCGTAATGCCTATATTACCCCTGTAACCGGGATTGCTGATGAAATGATTTTATCCAGCGGTATTGAGGTCATTATGGGCCCAGGCTTTATGGATTATGAGTATAATGGCGATCCGCGTGTTCCGCCACGTGCTGGCAACCGTATTTCAGATGCCACCATTGATACTATAGCCGGGTGGTATGCTGATCCAACCACTGCTCCAGACGGTGGCTTTACTGTTGTTCGCAGCAGGGCAGAATTCCAGGCATTGGGTACAACAGCTACCCCACCTGCGCGCGTCCTCGGTATCCCAAATGTGCGTGAAACCCTCAACTATTATGCCAACAATAAATATCTGGACTCCTATTATATCCCCTTTACCATCGACCGCGCCGCTGATGTGCCGACACTTGATGAAATGGCAGAAGGTGCACTTAATGTTCTCAACCAGTATGATGATGGATTTTTCCTGATGGTGGAAGGCGGGGCTGTTGACTGGGCTAACCATTATGGCTGGCTGTACAGGGCAGATGAGGCTACACGGTTAGCAAACGGAGAGACCCCCGGACCATGGGGTATCTTAATTGAAGAGATGGATGATTTTAACAAGGCTGTTGAGGCTGTTCATGCATGGGTAGAGGCAAACAGCAACTGGAACGAAACACTGCTTATTGTTGTGCCTGACCATGACACCGGTTTTGTATGGGGCGAAAATTCAAAGCAGGATGGCGACACAGCCGTCTTTAATCCAGTAATTAATAATGGGGCTGGCAATATGCCTGGTTTCAACTGGTATACATGGTGGCACAGCAATATGCTTGTTCCTCTGTATGCAAAAGGGGCTGGCGCAGAGCGTTTTACCAATTATATAAAGGGCGCTGACCCGAGATATGGTTCCTATATTAACAATGTGGATATCTTCAAGGTGATGCATTATAGTTTCCTGAAAAACAAGCTTGCCGGGTTAATCACCCAGGCAACATCACTTCATGTGAACGATGCCACAATGCTTTCAAGGCTTCATGCCGCTGATTTGGCGCTTGATGAGAGAAAAATAACTGCTGCGTCTCAGCATCTCGTAAACTTCATAGCCGCAGTTAACGCAAATGCCTCCCTTGCATCATCAGGCATGGCAGCTAAGGCTGAGGCACTTGTTGACGCTATTGCGCCGCATGCAAACAACGCTGGATGGTAA
- a CDS encoding patatin-like phospholipase family protein yields the protein MPYNFKNLVFEGGGVKGIAYVGALDVLKAKEILKNIERVGGTSAGAINAILVGLNFSQKETKEVLWSLDFKKLMDDSWGVVRDAKRLIDEYGWYKGDFFRDWIGKQIKKKTGNSESTFGDIEAMKEKGKFKSLYFMGTNLSTGFSEVFSPEHTPRMCVADAVRISMSIPLFFAAKRSIRGDIYVDGGVLDNYPVKLFDREKYVSGDGGVETKYYEKINKKVKRMRRPVSKYIYNKQTLGFRLDTKEEIALFRDHAEPVTKKIDNFMDYTWGLINTVLNAQQSIHLHSDDWARTVYIDTLGVNTTDFNLKDEKKQALVKSGTTGTMEYFKWFDNADEAPNK from the coding sequence ATGCCATATAACTTTAAAAATCTAGTGTTTGAGGGTGGTGGTGTCAAGGGCATTGCCTATGTGGGGGCGCTTGATGTTTTAAAGGCAAAGGAGATATTAAAGAATATAGAGAGGGTTGGAGGGACATCCGCAGGGGCCATAAATGCCATTCTTGTTGGGCTTAATTTCAGCCAGAAAGAGACAAAGGAGGTGCTCTGGTCACTCGATTTTAAAAAGCTGATGGATGATTCATGGGGCGTGGTAAGGGATGCCAAGAGGTTAATAGATGAATACGGGTGGTATAAGGGCGATTTTTTCCGGGACTGGATAGGGAAACAGATAAAAAAGAAGACAGGCAACAGCGAGAGCACCTTTGGGGATATTGAAGCAATGAAGGAAAAGGGAAAATTCAAGTCCCTCTATTTTATGGGGACTAATTTATCCACAGGCTTTTCAGAGGTCTTTTCACCTGAGCATACCCCCAGGATGTGCGTGGCAGATGCTGTCCGCATCTCCATGTCCATACCTCTATTCTTTGCAGCAAAAAGGAGCATTCGGGGTGATATATATGTGGATGGAGGCGTTCTGGATAACTACCCGGTAAAATTATTTGACAGGGAGAAGTATGTCAGCGGTGATGGAGGCGTTGAAACAAAATATTACGAGAAGATTAATAAAAAGGTAAAGAGAATGCGCCGTCCTGTTTCTAAATATATCTATAACAAACAGACCCTGGGGTTCAGGCTTGACACAAAGGAGGAGATAGCGCTATTCCGCGACCATGCGGAACCTGTTACAAAAAAGATTGATAACTTCATGGATTATACATGGGGCTTAATTAACACAGTCTTAAACGCACAGCAGAGTATCCACCTTCACAGTGATGACTGGGCCAGAACCGTGTACATAGACACACTGGGTGTAAATACCACTGATTTTAACCTTAAAGATGAAAAAAAACAGGCGCTCGTAAAATCAGGGACTACAGGTACAATGGAATATTTTAAATGGTTTGATAACGCTGATGAGGCGCCAAATAAATAA